One genomic segment of Aythya fuligula isolate bAytFul2 chromosome 5, bAytFul2.pri, whole genome shotgun sequence includes these proteins:
- the RASGRP1 gene encoding RAS guanyl-releasing protein 1 isoform X1, whose translation MGTLGKRRENRQPAQGCSTVPESALELKQISHCHSLSNLTQVTMVPLGHLAKGATLEDLLETCIQSFDLEGNAYQNNQLLKMILTMHQFFISSADMLQKLVDLYLSALEKKSSMLCVKICYFVRYWITEFWVMFKMDSKLSATMEEFQELVKANGEELHCRLIDTTQINSRDWSRKLTQRVKANTSKKRKVSLLFDHLEPEELSDHLTYLEFKSFRRISFSDYQNYIVNSCVKENPTMERSIALCNGISQWVQLMVLSRPTPQLRAEVFIKFIHVAQKLHQLQNFNTLMAVIGGLCHSSISRLKETSSCVPHDVTKVFNEMTELLSSYKNYDSYRRAYNECTNFKIPILGVHLKDLISLHEAMPDYLEDKKINIYKLYSLYNHINELIQLQEMPLPLEANMDLVHLLTLSLDLYYTEDEIYELSYAREPRSHRAAPLTPSRPPVVADWASGVAPKPDPKTISKHVQRMVDSVFKNYDHDQDGYISQEEFEKIAASFPFSFCVMTKDWEGLISRDEITAYFMRASSIYSKLGLGFAHNFQETTYLRPTFCDNCAGFLWGVIKQGYRCKDCGMNCHKQCKDLVVIECKRRPKTSVPDSSPTSALASNLCTLGVKEQLHGQEEGPFTFPNGEVVEHNEGSKDRTIMLMGSSAQKISVRLKPAVVHKGTQTDSVLLVGDVSHRQTEKKERMPENPYLQPTPSSPCPSPLLSRKKAYVKWENKDSSQKMKEHHSYKPSYHELEQERNILKADNEGLKIQLEQAHKTIESLTIQRRNHVVDDLQHRDCS comes from the exons atttagaaGGAAATGCTTATCAGAACAACCAGCTGCTAAAGATGATTCTGACCATGCATCAGTTTTTCATCTCCTCTGCAGACATGCTCCAGAAACTTGTTGATCT CTATCTTAGtgctttagaaaagaaatcttCCATGCTATGTGTAAAGATATGCTATTTTGTGAG ATATTGGATTACAGAGTTTTGGGTTATGTTCAAAATGGACTCTAAACTATCCGCAACTATGGAGGAATTTCAAGAACTGGTTAAAGCTAATGGTGAGGAGTTACACTGTCGTCTAATTGACACAACTCAAAT AAATTCCAGGGACTGGTCTAGAAAGCTGACACAGCGTGTAAAGGCTAACACCAGCAAGAAACGGAAAGTTTCACTTCTTTTTGATCACCTTGAGCCAGAGGAGCTGTCAGACCACCTTACCTATCTGGAATTTAAGTCTTTCAGAAGAATATCA ttctCAGATTATCAAAACTACATTGTGAATAGTTGTGTGAAGGAGAATCCAACGATGGAAAGATCAATTGCTCTTTGCAATGGTATCTCTCAGTGGGTGCAGCTAATGGTTCTCAGTAGACCAACACCACAGCTTCGAGCTGAAGTGTTCATCAAGTTCATTCATGTTGCACAG AAGCTTCACCAGTTGCAGAATTTCAATACATTAATGGCAGTGATAGGAGGTCTCTGTCACAGTTCCATTTCCAGACTCAAGGAAACAAGCTCATGTGTTCCTCATGATGTAACTAAG GTGTTTAATGAAATGACAGAATTGCTTTCGTCTTACAAAAACTATGACAGTTATCGACGTGCCTATAATGAGTGCACTAACTTTAAGATCCCAATCCTTGGGGTTCACCTGAAAGACTTGATATCACTTCATGAGGCCATGCCAGACTACTTAGAAGACAAGAAAATTAACATATACAAACTGTACTCTCTGTATAACCACATAAATGAGCTGATACAACTCCAGGAAATGCCACTTCCCCTGGAGGCTAATATGGACCTTGTTCATTTGCTTACA ctgtccCTTGATCTGTACTACACAGAAGATGAAATTTATGAGCTTTCATATGCACGAGAGCCAAGAAGTCACCGAGCGGCA CCTTTGACACCTTCCAGACCACCAGTAGTTGCAGACTGGGCCTCAGGAGTAGCCCCAAAACCTGATCCAAAAACCATCAGCAAACATGTTCAGAGGATGGTGGAT TCTGTCTTCAAAAATTATGACCATGATCAGGATGGATACATTTCTCAGGAAGAATTTGAAAAGATAGCAGCCAGTTTTCCATTCTCATTTTGTGTAATGACTAAAGACTG gGAAGGTCTGATTAGCAGGGATGAAATAACTGCTTACTTTATGAGGGCTAGCTCAATCTATTCCAAATTAGGACTTGGGTTTGCTCACAACTTCCAAGAAACCACTTATTTAAGGCCTACTTTCTGCGACAACTGTGCTGGATTT CTTTGGGGAGTCATAAAACAAGGATACAGATGCAAAG atTGTGGAATGAATTGCCACAAGCAATGCAAAGACCTGGTTGTGATAGAGTGCAAAAGAAGACCCAAAACTTCAGTTCCAGACAGCAGCCCAACATCTGCTCTTGCTTCAAACCTCTGCACACTAGGGGTCAAAGAGCAACTCCACG GACAAGAAGAAGGACCATTCACGTTTCCTAATGGAGAAGTAGTGGAACACAATGAAGGCAGCAAGGACCGAACCATTATGCTGATGGGTTCCTCAGCTCAGAAAATCTCAGTAAGACTGAAACCAGCTGTCGTTCATAAAGGTACACAGACTGATTCTGTACTGCTGGTTGGTGATGTATCTCATAGgcagacagagaagaaagaaaggatgcCAGAAAATCCTTATCTCCAGCCTACCCCATCATCCCCATGTCCAAGCCCACTACTAAGCCGCAAAAAGGCATATGTTAAATGGGAAAACAAGGACTCCAGCCAGAAAATGAAGGAGCATCACAGCTATAAACCCTCATACCATGAACTTGAGCAG GAAAGAAATATTCTAAAGGCAGACAATGAAGGTTTAAAGatccagctggagcaggcacATAAAACAATCGAATCTCTTACAATCCAGAGAAGAAATCATGTAGTTGATGACCTACAGCACAGAGACTGCTCCTAG
- the RASGRP1 gene encoding RAS guanyl-releasing protein 1 isoform X2 — MRQPAQGCSTVPESALELKQISHCHSLSNLTQVTMVPLGHLAKGATLEDLLETCIQSFDLEGNAYQNNQLLKMILTMHQFFISSADMLQKLVDLYLSALEKKSSMLCVKICYFVRYWITEFWVMFKMDSKLSATMEEFQELVKANGEELHCRLIDTTQINSRDWSRKLTQRVKANTSKKRKVSLLFDHLEPEELSDHLTYLEFKSFRRISFSDYQNYIVNSCVKENPTMERSIALCNGISQWVQLMVLSRPTPQLRAEVFIKFIHVAQKLHQLQNFNTLMAVIGGLCHSSISRLKETSSCVPHDVTKVFNEMTELLSSYKNYDSYRRAYNECTNFKIPILGVHLKDLISLHEAMPDYLEDKKINIYKLYSLYNHINELIQLQEMPLPLEANMDLVHLLTLSLDLYYTEDEIYELSYAREPRSHRAAPLTPSRPPVVADWASGVAPKPDPKTISKHVQRMVDSVFKNYDHDQDGYISQEEFEKIAASFPFSFCVMTKDWEGLISRDEITAYFMRASSIYSKLGLGFAHNFQETTYLRPTFCDNCAGFLWGVIKQGYRCKDCGMNCHKQCKDLVVIECKRRPKTSVPDSSPTSALASNLCTLGVKEQLHGQEEGPFTFPNGEVVEHNEGSKDRTIMLMGSSAQKISVRLKPAVVHKGTQTDSVLLVGDVSHRQTEKKERMPENPYLQPTPSSPCPSPLLSRKKAYVKWENKDSSQKMKEHHSYKPSYHELEQERNILKADNEGLKIQLEQAHKTIESLTIQRRNHVVDDLQHRDCS; from the exons atttagaaGGAAATGCTTATCAGAACAACCAGCTGCTAAAGATGATTCTGACCATGCATCAGTTTTTCATCTCCTCTGCAGACATGCTCCAGAAACTTGTTGATCT CTATCTTAGtgctttagaaaagaaatcttCCATGCTATGTGTAAAGATATGCTATTTTGTGAG ATATTGGATTACAGAGTTTTGGGTTATGTTCAAAATGGACTCTAAACTATCCGCAACTATGGAGGAATTTCAAGAACTGGTTAAAGCTAATGGTGAGGAGTTACACTGTCGTCTAATTGACACAACTCAAAT AAATTCCAGGGACTGGTCTAGAAAGCTGACACAGCGTGTAAAGGCTAACACCAGCAAGAAACGGAAAGTTTCACTTCTTTTTGATCACCTTGAGCCAGAGGAGCTGTCAGACCACCTTACCTATCTGGAATTTAAGTCTTTCAGAAGAATATCA ttctCAGATTATCAAAACTACATTGTGAATAGTTGTGTGAAGGAGAATCCAACGATGGAAAGATCAATTGCTCTTTGCAATGGTATCTCTCAGTGGGTGCAGCTAATGGTTCTCAGTAGACCAACACCACAGCTTCGAGCTGAAGTGTTCATCAAGTTCATTCATGTTGCACAG AAGCTTCACCAGTTGCAGAATTTCAATACATTAATGGCAGTGATAGGAGGTCTCTGTCACAGTTCCATTTCCAGACTCAAGGAAACAAGCTCATGTGTTCCTCATGATGTAACTAAG GTGTTTAATGAAATGACAGAATTGCTTTCGTCTTACAAAAACTATGACAGTTATCGACGTGCCTATAATGAGTGCACTAACTTTAAGATCCCAATCCTTGGGGTTCACCTGAAAGACTTGATATCACTTCATGAGGCCATGCCAGACTACTTAGAAGACAAGAAAATTAACATATACAAACTGTACTCTCTGTATAACCACATAAATGAGCTGATACAACTCCAGGAAATGCCACTTCCCCTGGAGGCTAATATGGACCTTGTTCATTTGCTTACA ctgtccCTTGATCTGTACTACACAGAAGATGAAATTTATGAGCTTTCATATGCACGAGAGCCAAGAAGTCACCGAGCGGCA CCTTTGACACCTTCCAGACCACCAGTAGTTGCAGACTGGGCCTCAGGAGTAGCCCCAAAACCTGATCCAAAAACCATCAGCAAACATGTTCAGAGGATGGTGGAT TCTGTCTTCAAAAATTATGACCATGATCAGGATGGATACATTTCTCAGGAAGAATTTGAAAAGATAGCAGCCAGTTTTCCATTCTCATTTTGTGTAATGACTAAAGACTG gGAAGGTCTGATTAGCAGGGATGAAATAACTGCTTACTTTATGAGGGCTAGCTCAATCTATTCCAAATTAGGACTTGGGTTTGCTCACAACTTCCAAGAAACCACTTATTTAAGGCCTACTTTCTGCGACAACTGTGCTGGATTT CTTTGGGGAGTCATAAAACAAGGATACAGATGCAAAG atTGTGGAATGAATTGCCACAAGCAATGCAAAGACCTGGTTGTGATAGAGTGCAAAAGAAGACCCAAAACTTCAGTTCCAGACAGCAGCCCAACATCTGCTCTTGCTTCAAACCTCTGCACACTAGGGGTCAAAGAGCAACTCCACG GACAAGAAGAAGGACCATTCACGTTTCCTAATGGAGAAGTAGTGGAACACAATGAAGGCAGCAAGGACCGAACCATTATGCTGATGGGTTCCTCAGCTCAGAAAATCTCAGTAAGACTGAAACCAGCTGTCGTTCATAAAGGTACACAGACTGATTCTGTACTGCTGGTTGGTGATGTATCTCATAGgcagacagagaagaaagaaaggatgcCAGAAAATCCTTATCTCCAGCCTACCCCATCATCCCCATGTCCAAGCCCACTACTAAGCCGCAAAAAGGCATATGTTAAATGGGAAAACAAGGACTCCAGCCAGAAAATGAAGGAGCATCACAGCTATAAACCCTCATACCATGAACTTGAGCAG GAAAGAAATATTCTAAAGGCAGACAATGAAGGTTTAAAGatccagctggagcaggcacATAAAACAATCGAATCTCTTACAATCCAGAGAAGAAATCATGTAGTTGATGACCTACAGCACAGAGACTGCTCCTAG